Part of the Toxotes jaculatrix isolate fToxJac2 chromosome 8, fToxJac2.pri, whole genome shotgun sequence genome is shown below.
ATGGCTTGGCACAGTCCCATTCCTCTGTGAAACCAGTATCTCCGGGAGTCCTGCCATCACATTTCTCATGCCCTATTAAATCAGTGTCTCCAACCTTAAGGCCACAACCTTCCCCTTACAGAGATGTGTTCAGGCCAAGGCCATCAGACTTAACCTTGGACAAGTCTCGTCAGGGCCATTACCGTTGCGAAATATGTAGCAGATCTTTCAACAGCCTGCAGAGTTTACATCGCCACCAGCAGTATCGAAACACAGAGCGAGGATACAAGTGTACTTTGTGCTGTAAAATCTTTGAAGGTAGACAGGACCTTGAGAAACACCTTCAGGACCACGCCAATGAAAGGTTTCACTACTGTGGTCATTGTGGTAAACGATTCCTTAAAGTGGATTCACTTAATGCTcatcaaaaagaaaaccacTTTTCCCCCAAGGCTATAGCTTTGGGTAAATTAGAGAATAAGCAAGATaaaaagtttgagaaaacaTACCCTTGTAGGAAGTGcaagttgatttttttctggatgtcagattttcagacacattcactgTACCATTGCAAAGGAAAAGAGCCTGATGCTACTTTTGCAtctgaaattgaaattgaagTGAACTCTAAAAACCTAGAAGACATGCCACTTGAAAACTGTCACAACAATGGCACATCTATTGATCTTAAGAATGGGGATACTAAAATCTTTAGTTATACAAGCAGTGAGATTGATACAGAATACTCATTTACACCTTACAGATGTGGTTTATGTGGGGATCGTTTCCAAAAGTTAACAGCTCTAAAGGAGCATCATCTCACGCATCAAACTCAGGAGGAAATAGATCAGCTGAATCAAGAATCACAAAAAACGTTTAAGCGAAGAATGCAGCCTAAAGGCAGACATAGAAGAGGGAGTAATCCAAATGGCAAGCTGCATCCTTGCAAGCACTGTCATCGTGTCTTTAATCATTCTAGTAGTTTATCTCGGCACATGAGATACCATAAGGGGACTATGCACACATGTGTATTTTGTGGTAGACATTTTCCACAGCGCTGTGATTTGAGAAGGCATGTAGCCATGTACCACAAAGCTGAATTGGAAAAGAAACCAGGTTTGAAACACTTGTATACAGCTCCACAAAATGGGCCTACCCCTAGTTCTCTTAATGGTGAGAAAACCCCAAGTTCTCCTGACGAGAAAACCAAGAGCTCCTCTGACAATGAACAAACCACATCACCAGAGCAGCCTCCAAAGGGGAAGCAATCAGGAAAAGCAGGGCGAGTTAACTACAAGTGTCAGGAATGTGGTAAGAGATTTGGGCTGTTATGTGTGTACCAACGGCATTTGCGCTATCACAAAAAGGAACCTAGCAAGTGCCCCCGATGTCCAGCTCAGTTCAGGAATTCCTCATCCCTTGAGCTTCACCTTCAAAATCATCCAAGCACTGGAGAAGCAGATGATGTTGGACAGACTTCTCACTGCACTGGCTCCAGTGGGGGCCCTCTTCGAGAAAAGGGTAATATAGAGGATATGGAGGATGACTATATGGACCATACTCAAAACGATAAAGGAATTTCTTCTGAGGTTCTTTACGAATGCACTGAGTGCACTGAGACATTCTTATGCTTGGAGACATTTCTTCAGCACCAGACTTCTCATGGCTCAGAAAGCAACGGGTAACTATGATGTCCGACCCATTAGTCATTGTTATTGCCAACAGTCAAGCTCTTAGGAGTGGAGTGTTTTTGACTCCTTTGAATGCAAGTATTTGAACTGTATAGGGTAAGAACTGATGTAAAGTTTGTTTGCAATGGTTATTTTACATAGCTATTTTCACCCACACTGTTTTTCTGGCATGTGGAGAAAAATTCTGGGCATTGGTGAATTTGAAACCAATGGAAGCATGAAGTAAGGCTTGGGTGACGAGCGTATCAAATTACCTTTTAATTATCTCagaataaagttaaataaaaaatagacaCAACTACAACATCCACCTGGGTAAAATGCTAGTTTAAGTGTTGTATTTTTCCACAGGCTATCATTGTAGTTCATTTCGAAGTCCCAGTTGTTGACTAGCTAGgataaatatatttctttttattgtattttttagtGGCTACCTATGCTGTTATTGTCATTTGTATTGCAGTATTTCCAACATATTTTACTAGCACATATGTGtgagattttcttttaatatttcgTATGTGTAtatcttcctttttttaaaggatAGCATTGTCAATGAGTAGATTTATAATTGTGCCATTAAAATTGTACAGTGGAATTTATGTGCtatcagttttcctttttgaaaGTAAAAAACTCCCATGAActacacatttttctttcctctatATATATACTTTAGGTGTTTTAGTTCACATTTTTATGGAATTGCTATATAGCAATTTTTCCTTTGGCAACTCCTGGTGGTAGTTTCAGACACTCTTCTAGGAAAATGTGGGTTCTAAATAGCCCCAGAATATGGCTGATCCCCTGGGTATTTTGGTATCATTTACAAAACCAGAGACCGGTTGAAGATCCCTTTTTCATGGACCACCAAAGTGGTCAGGAGGTTACCAGAATAACTGGAAAACATCCTCTggcaaatttcatggcaatggCAGTTTGGGTTAGGATTGACAGGCTGACAAACTACTGCTATTAGAAACAAGAAATGTAAGAAACCCCTAGCAGCCAGGGTTATTGCTTGTGGGCTGacatttcttgtttgtttgggtttttttgtttttgtttttttttttttattctccctTACAGAGTGACTGCAGTGCTGTTAAGACATGAAACTTCTTGCTTTAACGTTTCTTGAACCTAACTGTAGTGATACTGATTCTGACATTTTGTGCAAATGTTTAGAGAGTACCAATAATCTAGGGTGTTCCTGTTTGGTGGCTATGAGAAGTTTTGAACTGTATTTAAGGTGGTGTACTCCACATAGGGAAGGCCAGCAAGACTAAACTGGAAAGCCTGCTACTGTCAGATGTTTGCTCTTTTTTCCTCTATTTACAATTTTGGACagtaagtaaaataaagtttgcACCAAAAGCATTTAGTAATGGTTGAAGTTGAAGGTTCCCCTGGGACCTTGCACATCTGCAGTTAAAAAATATGCCAGATCTCCTGtgcacccttttttttttttttttgttaaactatCTTTACATATGTCTGAGTGAATGAAATCCTGTGTATCCTGAGACTTTAATCCAACTGTAACTTTAGGTCAACTGAaattctttgtaaaaacttaatAACCTACACAATTGGATGTGGGCAAAGACCACATGAAGATGGCCATTTATGTCTTGTAACcacttccttttcttcctgGCTATAGAATACCTGCTCTTTCATACCCAACACAGTACCCGCAGTACACCCAATACAGTTTTAATAAAAGGCAGAAACACATAACAAATCACACTACAAATCGTCTTTCTGTGGTACAACCCTCTAATCCCTATGGATCTCTCCTAGAATTGTTTTTGGTGCCTTTCTGTTTGCTCTTTATAGCTTTACTGTCTGTAATATCCCAGTGAACATTTTTTACTCCAGAGGGCAGGCTTGTATGGTATTGTTAAGATTTCTATCTCTTTTAGTGCTTGGCCCCACCCTCTTAGACATCAGTGTAATTAACTGTTACAAAGCCATGAGTTCAGTGCTTGCTGTAATTTATGTAGCACATCTGAGAGATTTCAAAACACTTTGAGAGGATTTCTTCTTATTTCTTATGTGACTGGTTGGCGACACACTGGGATTGCTGACAAGTTGAAGAGCCCAAGCCCAAACTACTAATAGAGGCAACCTGGATTTGACCTCAGGGTATGAAGACCTTGAACACAGATGTCATTCACATACATCCGGTTAACAAGAAGAGACAATAGAAAGACCAACCATTGTGAAGATGGTTGTTGAGCATTAACTCTGAACAAGGCTAACAAAAGTCAAAGGACCAGACCAGAATCTATGGATGAGAAAGTTGTAGGTGAGAGACTGTTTTCTTATCCTGCCCCGAAGAATAAGTGGGTAGGTCTACAAACCACGTAGGCTGTTACCAAAAGGTTATTCAGTATTATTCTGCTCCTTCAAAATTCAGTTGAGAAATCACAATATGCTTTGTATTTTCAAAAGCACCCCACCAGCCATGCAGGTTGTTCTGTATTCCACTATGCACAAAAGCAGACGCGAGGTACAGTTGGTGTGGTCAAATTCTCACTAGTAAAAAGTCGAATGTCTTTTGAAATATGCCTAATGGTACATACTACTAAGATGCATTAACTAGTTAAGATGTCCAGCCAAAGATGACTGGACACCCAGTGAGTTTAGACCTCCTCTGATGCACTTTGTAATATTAAATGGTAAAAACTCTCCAAGAACCCTTTATACCCCCCTCAAACGCTGAATGGTTGGCTTGACTGTTTTTAGTGATGATACCGGGATCCCTCACCAACTTCTCACCACTGAGTATGTATTGCTAGTATGAGTCACTGATGTGATAGCACAGGATCCCATTTGCTTCTCTACATTTCTGTTCATGCATTATGCAGTTTATATTATTGCTATAACCAGGCAAGTCCTGTGACCAGGAGGAGCTACCCAAGTTGACACAAGAGTAAGGAACATCCATTGTTATTGTCACACCAATGTGTTAATGCAGTTAGTTACGCGTAAATCATGTAGCTGACAGATTAGATAGCTGTCCCCACAGTGTCCTCACAGTGGGGATCTATTCAGTCATTTTCTGGATCCTCTTACTCACCAAACTGGCAGGATATTGGCTGGGCATTGAACCTGCAATTCTGCCGTAGTGGGCAATTGCTTTGTGTGCGCATCCCAAAGGTCCAATCTATTTGTCATTGTAGCTATATATGAGATTCCCTGGGAACTGAGCATTAGAGAAGGTAATACAAGAGAACCAAAAGGCAAGGAAATGGAAAGGAAATCACATCACTGTACAATGTCCTAGGATGAAAAAATTGGCGCCTGCCATGGGTGACTTAAGGGATCCTCTAGTGAATGGCAAATACTGTCCTTGGGTTCAGTATGCACTATCAAGACAGTACTGGGCTGAATAACCACGGGAGAACTGGACAGGAGTATTCAGTATGGATCAAGTACATACAATCTACTTACAATGTAAGTTAAAGTATGATGGGCAATCAAGTGTCAGCTCTTACCCATGGATGCATTATGAAAATCTGCATAAGGTGATGCCCCATTCAGTCGAATCA
Proteins encoded:
- the si:dkeyp-84f3.5 gene encoding zinc finger protein 729 produces the protein MPSAHGQNNIIMEKQKSVNSASAPLGGESSTFICTECGDGFSQYSNVLAHMAIHGPLESFSFDGSSNGFEVPREYVLQENGTLTVVNGLAQSHSSVKPVSPGVLPSHFSCPIKSVSPTLRPQPSPYRDVFRPRPSDLTLDKSRQGHYRCEICSRSFNSLQSLHRHQQYRNTERGYKCTLCCKIFEGRQDLEKHLQDHANERFHYCGHCGKRFLKVDSLNAHQKENHFSPKAIALGKLENKQDKKFEKTYPCRKCKLIFFWMSDFQTHSLYHCKGKEPDATFASEIEIEVNSKNLEDMPLENCHNNGTSIDLKNGDTKIFSYTSSEIDTEYSFTPYRCGLCGDRFQKLTALKEHHLTHQTQEEIDQLNQESQKTFKRRMQPKGRHRRGSNPNGKLHPCKHCHRVFNHSSSLSRHMRYHKGTMHTCVFCGRHFPQRCDLRRHVAMYHKAELEKKPGLKHLYTAPQNGPTPSSLNGEKTPSSPDEKTKSSSDNEQTTSPEQPPKGKQSGKAGRVNYKCQECGKRFGLLCVYQRHLRYHKKEPSKCPRCPAQFRNSSSLELHLQNHPSTGEADDVGQTSHCTGSSGGPLREKGNIEDMEDDYMDHTQNDKGISSEVLYECTECTETFLCLETFLQHQTSHGSESNG